A single Vigna radiata var. radiata cultivar VC1973A chromosome 8, Vradiata_ver6, whole genome shotgun sequence DNA region contains:
- the LOC106771766 gene encoding protein RADIALIS-like 3, which translates to MASSSMSATGSWSAKDNKAFERALAVYDKDTPDRWNNVALAVGGKTPDEVKRHYELLLRDITQIESGQVPFPNYKKTAESDEEGKRLKNMELQ; encoded by the exons ATGGCATCAAGCTCAATGTCAGCTACAGGATCATGGAGTGCTAAGGACAACAAGGCCTTTGAAAGGGCTCTAGCTGTTTATGACAAGGACACCCCTGACCGATGGAACAATGTTGCCCTTGCTGTTGGAGGGAAAACTCCTGATGAAGTGAAAAGGCACTATGAGCTACTCCTCAGAGACATTACTCAAATTGAATCGGGCCAAGTTCCTTTCCCAAACTACAAGAAAACTGCTGAATCTGATGAAGAGGGGAAAAG GCTGAAAAACATGGAGCTCCAGTGA
- the LOC106770138 gene encoding cucumisin, with protein MISLRLLSLHTLTCFLLFVQTHSEDERKTYIVYMGDLPKGVESTESLHITMLQNILASKFTADVLVHSYKKSLNGFVAKLTEEEAVRMEGLDDVVSVFPNKRNEVQTTRSWDFVGLSQSVKRTTTESDIIVGVIDTGIWPESHSFDDQGFGPPPSKWKGTCHNFICNKYNTFSFDK; from the exons ATGATATCTCTTCGCTTATTGAGTCTCCATACACTTACGtgctttcttctttttgttcaaACACATTCAGAAGATGAAAGAAAG ACTTACATTGTGTACATGGGTGATCTTCCCAAAGGCGTGGAATCCACGGAATCACTTCACATCACTATGCTTCAAAATATCCTCGCCAG CAAATTTACAGCAGATGTTTTGGTACATAGCTACAAGAAGAGTTTAAATGGTTTTGTGGCAAAGCTAACAGAAGAAGAAGCAGTGAGAATGGAAG gaTTGGATGATGTTGTTTCTGTTTTCCCAAACAAAAGGAATGAAGTGCAAACAACAAGGTCTTGGGATTTCGTAGGTTTATCTCAGTCTGTGAAGAGAACAACCACAGAGAGTGACATAATTGTGGGAGTAATAGATACTGGAATTTGGCCAGAATCTCATAGTTTTGATGATCAAGGATTTGGTCCACCTCCATCAAAATGGAAGGGCACTTGCCATAACTTCATCTGCAACAAGTAcaatacattttcttttgataaataa